The following proteins are co-located in the Sporosarcina pasteurii genome:
- the atpG gene encoding ATP synthase F1 subunit gamma — MGSLREIETRINSTKKTSQITRAMQMVSASKLNRAELNAKAFVPYMEKVQEVAASIAAGTDSEHPMLKSRPVKKTAYIVITADRGLCGGYNSNMIRKVVNVIAERHTSLDDVVIFAIGRKGYEFFSKRGYNVIDSVLGVSDHPSFAEIKDIANKAVGMFTDGTYDELYMYYTHYVSAISHEVTEEKVLPLTDIATEDTVISSYEFEPSGEAILEVLLPQYAESLIFGALLDSKASEHASSMTAMKNATDNAGELIDDLTLQFNRARQAAITQEITEIIGGVAALE; from the coding sequence ATGGGATCATTACGCGAAATTGAAACGCGCATAAATTCGACAAAGAAAACGAGTCAAATTACACGTGCGATGCAAATGGTTTCTGCTTCTAAACTGAACCGTGCAGAACTGAATGCGAAAGCTTTCGTTCCGTATATGGAAAAGGTACAAGAAGTAGCAGCTTCCATCGCTGCTGGAACAGACTCAGAACATCCAATGTTAAAGAGTCGTCCTGTAAAAAAGACTGCCTATATCGTCATTACTGCTGACCGTGGTCTTTGCGGAGGCTACAACAGCAATATGATTCGAAAAGTAGTGAACGTCATTGCAGAACGTCATACATCATTAGACGATGTAGTCATTTTTGCAATTGGCCGAAAAGGGTATGAGTTCTTCTCGAAGCGTGGTTATAACGTAATTGACAGTGTTCTCGGTGTTTCCGATCACCCGTCCTTTGCGGAAATTAAAGATATCGCTAATAAAGCTGTTGGTATGTTCACAGACGGTACATATGATGAACTTTATATGTACTATACGCACTATGTTAGTGCGATTTCCCACGAAGTTACGGAGGAAAAAGTGCTACCACTAACGGATATTGCAACTGAAGATACGGTGATTTCTTCTTATGAATTCGAGCCATCAGGCGAAGCAATTCTGGAAGTATTGTTACCGCAATACGCAGAAAGCCTTATCTTTGGGGCATTACTCGATAGTAAAGCAAGTGAACATGCTTCAAGTATGACAGCAATGAAAAACGCAACTGACAACGCAGGCGAGTTAATTGATGACTTAACGCTTCAATTCAACCGTGCACGTCAAGCAGCAATTACACAAGAAATTACTGAAATTATCGGTGGGGTAGCGGCGCTCGAATAA
- the atpD gene encoding F0F1 ATP synthase subunit beta, which yields MNKGHVLQVMGPVVDVKFDNGQLPEIYNALTVEIERPGAEPELLTLEVAIHLGDDAVRTIAMSSTDGLQRGSEVTDKGAAISVPVGDITLGRVFNVLGDTIDLADEIPASERRDPIHREAPQFEDLSTEVEILETGIKVVDLLAPYIKGGKIGLFGGAGVGKTVLIQELINNIAQEHGGISVFAGVGERTREGNDLFYEMTDSGVIEKTAMVFGQMNEPPGARMRVALSGLTMAEYFRDEQGQDVLLFIDNIYRYTQAGSEVSALLGRMPSAVGYQPTLATEMGQLQERITSTNKGSVTSIQAIYVPADDYTDPAPATTFAHLDATTNLERKLSEMGIYPAVDPLASSSRALSAEIVGEEHYNVAREVQGTLQRYAELQDIIAILGMDELSDEDKLVVGRARRIQFFLSQNFHVAEQFTGQKGSYVPVAETVKGFKEILEGKYDHLPEDAFRLVGRIEEVIEKAKQMGVEA from the coding sequence ATGAACAAAGGACATGTTCTTCAAGTAATGGGTCCGGTTGTAGACGTTAAGTTCGATAACGGCCAGTTGCCTGAAATTTACAACGCACTGACTGTTGAAATTGAACGTCCAGGTGCAGAACCTGAACTGTTGACACTTGAAGTTGCAATTCACTTAGGTGACGATGCAGTTCGTACAATTGCAATGTCTTCAACAGACGGATTACAACGTGGTTCTGAAGTAACAGACAAAGGTGCTGCAATTTCTGTACCAGTTGGCGACATTACATTAGGACGCGTATTTAACGTACTCGGTGACACGATTGACCTAGCCGATGAAATTCCGGCATCAGAACGTCGTGATCCAATTCACCGTGAAGCACCGCAATTCGAAGACCTTTCAACAGAAGTTGAAATATTAGAAACAGGTATTAAAGTTGTAGACTTACTAGCTCCTTATATTAAAGGTGGTAAAATCGGTCTCTTCGGTGGTGCCGGTGTAGGTAAAACAGTTCTAATCCAAGAATTAATTAACAACATTGCTCAAGAACACGGTGGTATTTCGGTATTCGCAGGTGTTGGAGAGCGTACACGTGAAGGTAACGACCTTTTCTACGAAATGACAGATTCAGGCGTTATTGAGAAAACGGCAATGGTCTTCGGTCAAATGAACGAACCACCAGGTGCACGTATGCGTGTAGCATTATCAGGTTTGACAATGGCAGAATACTTCCGTGACGAACAAGGTCAAGACGTACTTCTATTCATTGACAACATTTACCGTTATACACAAGCAGGTTCTGAAGTTTCGGCACTACTTGGCCGTATGCCTTCAGCGGTTGGTTACCAGCCGACACTTGCTACTGAAATGGGACAGTTACAAGAGCGTATTACATCAACAAATAAAGGTTCTGTAACATCAATTCAAGCAATCTACGTACCAGCGGATGACTACACTGACCCAGCGCCAGCAACAACATTCGCTCACTTAGATGCAACAACAAACCTAGAGCGTAAACTTTCTGAAATGGGGATTTACCCAGCAGTTGACCCGCTCGCTTCTTCATCACGTGCACTAAGTGCCGAAATCGTTGGAGAAGAACATTACAATGTTGCACGTGAAGTACAAGGTACACTACAACGTTATGCAGAACTTCAAGATATTATCGCAATCCTAGGTATGGATGAGCTAAGCGATGAAGATAAACTTGTCGTTGGACGCGCACGTCGTATTCAGTTCTTCTTATCCCAAAACTTCCACGTAGCTGAACAGTTCACTGGACAAAAAGGTTCATACGTTCCAGTAGCGGAAACAGTAAAAGGATTTAAAGAAATTCTCGAAGGTAAATACGACCATCTTCCAGAAGATGCATTCCGTCTAGTTGGACGCATCGAAGAAGTAATCGAAAAAGCAAAACAAATGGGTGTAGAAGCCTAA
- a CDS encoding F0F1 ATP synthase subunit epsilon, with the protein MKTLQVNIVTPDGPVLETEADMVIATTETGELGILPDHIAMVAPLKIGGLRVQKGDSTDVVAVHGGFIEVRPEVVTVLASAAETADTIDVARAKIAENRAKAKLQAEKDEKELRLAELELQRAINRIRVGEGKF; encoded by the coding sequence ATGAAGACATTACAAGTCAATATCGTCACTCCCGACGGCCCTGTTCTTGAAACTGAAGCAGATATGGTTATCGCAACGACTGAAACTGGAGAACTAGGTATTCTTCCCGACCATATTGCGATGGTTGCACCGCTTAAAATCGGTGGGCTTCGTGTTCAAAAAGGTGACTCAACTGATGTTGTAGCAGTTCACGGTGGTTTCATCGAAGTTCGTCCAGAAGTTGTCACTGTTCTTGCGTCAGCTGCAGAGACTGCTGATACGATTGATGTAGCGCGTGCTAAAATCGCAGAAAATCGAGCGAAGGCAAAATTGCAAGCGGAGAAAGACGAGAAAGAATTGCGTCTGGCTGAACTAGAATTGCAACGTGCTATCAACAGAATTAGAGTAGGCGAAGGTAAGTTTTAA
- a CDS encoding DUF1146 family protein, giving the protein MSSMFGFQPLLAIFSHIFFIGVSFYALQAIMPEKIIRKNRVFQAQILFIFLSIMMGWSVSNFFLEISYWSGRLPTLFQ; this is encoded by the coding sequence ATGAGCAGTATGTTTGGGTTCCAACCCCTATTAGCAATTTTTTCACATATCTTTTTTATTGGTGTTTCGTTTTATGCGCTTCAAGCGATTATGCCAGAAAAAATTATACGTAAGAATCGAGTATTTCAAGCACAAATTTTATTTATTTTTTTAAGTATTATGATGGGTTGGAGCGTATCAAATTTCTTTCTTGAGATATCCTATTGGTCAGGAAGGTTGCCAACACTTTTTCAATAA
- the murA gene encoding UDP-N-acetylglucosamine 1-carboxyvinyltransferase gives MDKIIIKGGRKLSGNVRVEGAKNAVLPVLAAALLASEGKNVIRDVPNLSDVTTISAVLKSLNAKVETDADNNEVTIDSESTLFSEAQFEYVRKMRASILVMGPLLARNGFARVALPGGCAIGSRPIDQHLKGFEAMGAEITFGHGFVEAKAENGLKGAKIYLDFPSVGATENIMTAAALAKGTTIIENAAKEPEIVNLANFINEMGGKVIGAGTDSIRIEGVSKLYGTTHHIIPDRIETGTFMVAAAITGGDIIIENAVPEHNAALISKMGEMGVNIVEVDEGVRVYAEYPLKSVDLKTMPHPGFPTDMQSQMMALMLTATGTGVITETVFENRFMHVEEFRRMNGSVKIEGRSVVLEGPSKLQGAEVAATDLRAAAALILAGLAAEGVTRVTELSHLDRGYVNFHQKLEALGADIERVSSEVKEGKKFTLSN, from the coding sequence ATGGATAAAATTATTATTAAGGGCGGACGTAAGCTATCGGGTAATGTCCGCGTTGAAGGGGCAAAAAATGCTGTGTTGCCGGTATTGGCAGCTGCTTTACTCGCTTCTGAAGGGAAGAACGTTATTCGTGACGTACCCAACCTTTCAGATGTGACGACAATTAGCGCAGTATTGAAAAGTTTGAATGCAAAAGTAGAAACGGATGCAGACAATAATGAAGTAACCATTGATTCGGAAAGCACATTGTTTAGCGAAGCGCAATTTGAGTATGTACGTAAAATGAGAGCATCCATTCTTGTAATGGGTCCACTACTTGCCCGTAATGGCTTTGCACGTGTTGCGTTACCGGGCGGATGTGCAATTGGTTCACGTCCGATTGACCAACATTTAAAAGGGTTCGAAGCAATGGGCGCAGAAATTACATTCGGGCACGGTTTTGTAGAAGCGAAAGCTGAAAATGGATTAAAAGGTGCAAAAATCTATTTAGATTTCCCAAGTGTTGGTGCAACGGAAAACATTATGACAGCAGCTGCACTCGCAAAGGGCACAACCATTATTGAAAACGCAGCAAAAGAGCCTGAAATTGTAAACTTGGCAAACTTTATTAATGAAATGGGCGGTAAAGTTATTGGTGCTGGTACGGACTCCATCCGTATAGAAGGAGTATCTAAACTATATGGTACGACACATCATATTATACCTGACCGTATTGAAACAGGAACATTCATGGTGGCAGCCGCGATTACAGGCGGAGACATCATCATTGAAAACGCAGTTCCTGAGCATAATGCTGCGCTTATTTCGAAAATGGGCGAAATGGGCGTGAATATTGTCGAAGTTGATGAAGGTGTTCGTGTTTATGCGGAATATCCACTTAAATCCGTAGACTTAAAAACAATGCCGCATCCAGGCTTCCCAACAGATATGCAATCACAAATGATGGCACTGATGTTAACAGCCACTGGTACAGGTGTCATTACTGAAACCGTATTTGAAAACCGTTTTATGCACGTAGAAGAATTCCGTCGCATGAACGGCTCCGTGAAAATTGAAGGACGTTCCGTAGTGTTAGAAGGACCATCCAAATTACAAGGTGCAGAAGTTGCTGCAACGGATCTGCGCGCTGCTGCTGCGTTAATTCTTGCTGGATTAGCTGCAGAAGGTGTAACGCGTGTAACGGAACTATCCCATTTAGATCGCGGTTACGTTAATTTCCATCAGAAATTAGAAGCACTTGGCGCAGACATTGAACGTGTTTCTTCAGAAGTAAAAGAAGGAAAAAAATTCACACTTTCCAACTAA
- the spoIID gene encoding stage II sporulation protein D, which translates to MRKLWIALSIFVLLLFFFPLLIIKESPKPQAEQTKKEGGYCPFEITVQGVDKPFALEEYVKGVVAAEMPIAFHEEALKAQALAARTYALRTTEKGVKPIAKDVSAQVFYTEAERKKNWGKEFKKNEKKIDAAVRATAGEIIVYEDEIISAMFFSTSNGKTETAQNYSGADVPYLQSVDSAGEEALTPVYKEENKIPLAKWNEALGMNWDATMFESLQLIRNSSGRVQKMVTDGFEKEGREIRELLGLRSTDFDIAFDVTNNLVLIDTVGYGHGVGMSQYGAEALAQQGLTANEIIAHYYLDTEIKKILINDPECLKTP; encoded by the coding sequence ATGAGAAAATTATGGATAGCACTTTCAATATTTGTTCTATTATTGTTTTTCTTTCCGTTACTCATCATTAAAGAATCTCCAAAACCCCAAGCTGAGCAAACAAAAAAGGAGGGGGGATACTGTCCATTTGAAATTACCGTTCAAGGGGTGGACAAGCCTTTCGCGCTAGAAGAATACGTAAAAGGAGTCGTTGCTGCTGAAATGCCAATAGCCTTCCATGAGGAAGCTTTGAAAGCCCAAGCGCTTGCAGCACGTACATACGCCCTTAGAACAACGGAGAAAGGAGTAAAGCCAATCGCTAAAGACGTTTCTGCTCAAGTTTTTTATACAGAAGCAGAGCGCAAGAAAAACTGGGGAAAAGAATTCAAGAAAAATGAAAAGAAAATTGACGCAGCTGTTCGTGCAACTGCAGGCGAAATCATCGTCTATGAAGATGAGATTATTTCGGCAATGTTCTTTTCAACTTCAAATGGAAAAACGGAAACAGCTCAAAATTACAGTGGCGCAGATGTTCCTTATTTACAAAGTGTTGACAGCGCAGGAGAAGAAGCGTTAACGCCAGTTTATAAAGAAGAAAACAAAATTCCTCTAGCCAAATGGAATGAAGCACTCGGTATGAACTGGGATGCGACGATGTTTGAGTCCCTCCAACTCATTCGTAACTCATCGGGACGCGTTCAAAAGATGGTCACGGACGGTTTTGAAAAAGAAGGTAGAGAGATTCGAGAGCTTCTTGGCCTCCGATCAACGGACTTTGATATTGCCTTCGACGTTACTAATAACCTTGTACTCATTGATACAGTCGGTTATGGACATGGAGTTGGGATGAGTCAATACGGAGCTGAGGCACTTGCCCAGCAAGGTTTAACGGCAAATGAAATCATTGCACACTATTATTTAGACACAGAAATAAAAAAAATATTAATAAATGATCCTGAATGTTTAAAAACACCTTAA